GGGTCACTAAActctaaaaatatatttttaaatctTAAAACTTGTCACATATCACTAATGGTAATGGTTCATCCTCTCTCGTTGCCTTCGTTGGAGGATTGGTGCTTGATTGGAGGATCTTAATTAAaatgcactttgagagtttaaggATTCGAATGACACCATAAAACAACTTGGGGATCaaaaaatgtattttgagaATTTAGGAATTGGCATGGCATCTTGAGACAAGTtaactgaaaatgcattttgtgAGTTTAGGGACTAGATGGCACCCCATGACAAGTTCAGGGACTGCCCGTTTACTCTAAGTTTAACTTATCCATTCCGCATTTAAATGAAAGCTGACATGGATAAACAAGTATATGTGACAGATTGAAATACGACTAAAACGGACATTGTActatatttcaaaaaataaaagttcATTAAACAGAATGAGTTCGATACATAAAAGTCTCTACGATAGGTTAAAACAAGCTCATATTTGTAGTTGGCACTGACCTTTTTCGTATATAGTGTAATAAAGTACACAActacctactccctccgtttttataCATCTCACATTTAGGTTTTCCTAAGTTAAACCTATTcaattttgaccaaatttatactaTCAACATATGCCCTATCAAAATACATTCCATTATGGATGttgttatatttttatatatatataaacttgatcaaagttGGAGAGGTTAAAttaaggaaaaataaaatatgacatgtaaaaaaatagAGGAAGTAACAATGTTTACGATATCGTGCACGAGAGGAAGAGGTCAGCGTGTGTCACATTGTctattgtttgttttgcagCTTGATGGGGAATAAAATACATGATATGTCCGTTACTCAGCCTGCTTGTCTTTTATCTATTTAGGAAAATGGGAAATTTCTGATCACAACGCTGGCATCCAACGTGTAAACTCTTGTTGTACTCAAGATTTATAGAATTTCAGGGATCACACCCCAGTCCTAAGCAATGCTAAGAGCCAGTTTGTTTGAGCTATagcttttgagcttttttgCAAGTCGCGGATGGCTTTTTAGTTCTGAAAAGCCAAtactagcttttagaagatgtgttgaGCTTTTAGGGTttaaaaagctacgaaaagttcagaaaactgagctttttagggtctgtttgtttgagctgcaatTTTAAGATTTTTTGAAAAGCTGCTACTACCTTTTTGATTTGAAAAGCTAGCACTAGCTTTTCGAAGATGAGTTTAGTTTTCAAGGCTCAAAAGCTACGTAAAGCTTGGAAAACTGAACTTTTCAGCTTCCCATATAAAATTAGCTTTTTTGAGTATTTGACTTTTCGGAAGCTGGATGAAACTttgctgtttgtttgtttgagcttctagcttttcaCGCCGAGAAGCTgccaggaagctcaaacaaacagggtctCAGCTTCCCATACAAACTCAGTATTTCCAAGCTTTTGGTTTTTCAGAAGCTGCATGGAAAGTTTATTGTTTGTTTGAGATTCTGGTTTTACACGTTGAGAAACTGCTAGGatgctcaaacaaacaggacctcacacgctgagaagctgctaggacgctcaaacaaacaggacctCAGCTTCCCATACAAACTCAGTATTTCCAAGCTTTTGGTTTTTCAGAAGCTGCATGGGAAGTTTGTTGTTTATTTGAGCTTCTAGCTTTACACGCTGAGAAGCTGTCAGGACGCTCAAACAAACAAGACTTGAGATAGGAAAAAGCGTCTCTATGGGGTTACCATCAAAATTAAAACTCTCTCTGATAGACCACTTGATGCAAAGAACCCGCATAACGAACTATAGTCAGTTCCATTAATGCTATAGAAATTTACATGAATTCCCTCACTGCCATATAGACTATCTTGAAATTCCTTGGTGCCATTGAAATTTAGATTTATCCCCTCACTGACATTCTGTCCATAGTTCCATCCATGAGGTTTCAAATGTGGTTGGAAAAAGACCATTTTACCCCTCTTAAGTCAGGACCCATAAGTATCCTTTCCCCCCTCATCTTCACCCCAATTTCCCTAACCACCTAGCAGCAGGCATAATGGACATGATCCAAAGATTGCGAAGCAAACCAAACTGATTTGAGAATTTTTACCATGCCTAATGTGGACGCCGAGCTAATAAGTAGCTAGGAACTGGATGCAGCAGGAGTAGTTGATTGACGTGAGCACTGGATAAATTAATTCATGAGTGGTAGTGGTTGTACTTATGTTCGTCAGCGACGGTCCACGGCCTTCTGCTCCGAGGAATCTCCCGAGCAATCTACCTCCGCTATCCGCGTGCCCGGCCACCATCCACCTATGCCCCCTTAGCTCCATCGTCAGCCAACTTTCTCGGAGAAGGTGAGGAGGCGGCATTGGGGGAGAGGGACTGCACGTTGGGTGCAGTGCCTAGCTCCACGGGCTTCTGCGGCTATTGCTCCACCACCATTGCCGTCGCCACCATGACAAGGGAGTGGAGCAGCAGGCGCGGGCCATGACTGCCAGTGAGGAACGGGAAGGAAAGATGGGAAGATAGGGGATTCGGAAGGCACTAAGAGGTGGGCCCTTGACTCATGAGGGATAAAATGGTCCTTTCTAACTGCACTTAACAGCTCATGGATGGAATGGCattaaaagaaaaatctaaatTTTAATGGTACTGAAGGAATTTCGAGAAAATATGTAGCACTGAGAAAACTCATGTAAATTTATATGGCATTGAAGGAattggctcaaagaactactaAAAGCATGACCCAACAAACATAAGAGAAGCTCAAGTCGGTATCATCCTAAGTCAtatatactccttccgttccaaattgcaaggGATTTTTAGTtatctagatacatatataatttttacaaTATATCTAGAAGAGCTTATTAAAGtctttacaatttgaaacggaggagtATTACGTTTAAAAATCGGTAGAAAAATGTGAGACTGAATTTCATCACTGTTCACACAGGGCAAAACCATCCGTGTCGTCACTGTTCACACAGAGAGGGACTGAATTTCGTGAATCACGTTCGGCCATGCACATCAAAGTTTCGTCAGTACCTTTCATTCAGTGAGATGCAATGGTGACATATCTTTGTAGTAAAATCGCTCCgatttaaattgtaggtcattttattatttctagatatatagattttgctatatatctagacatgaGTATACATCTATGTGCATAGTAAAAATCATGTTtctaaaaaaagctaaaacgaccaacaatttgaaacggaaggtGTATTATGTTTAAACATCGGTAGAACAATGTGAGACAGAGCAAATCCACCTTGTACATCCGTGTCGTCGCTATTCACACGGAGGGAGAATGAATTTCGTGAATCACGTTCGGCCATTCACATCACAGTTTTGTCAGTACTTTTCCATCTGCGAGATGCAATGGCGGCATCCTTTTGTAAAATACAAGCCTCACCGGCCTACATGAATGTGATGTCCGAACTAACGTATGTGATGATGCAAGATTCTAGCTACCAAATCAAAGTGAGCCACGGTCCGCATACGATCCTCCTTGGACCATCCGGGGTACACCCAATGCGCCTATATATACTGCCTTGAGAAACCATCTGTCATTGAGCACCCACAGAGCAAGAACCCTGGTTTGAGGCAATCCCGACCAATACTGTCGAGCGAGGCAAGCTAACATTTAAGCCAGAGATGGCGACAGACGGACAGGTGAAGATTCTTTACACTCTATAGCCAAAAGTATAGTAGTTCACTCAAACATCAAAGACTTTGGCTATTGGTCCGTAATTATTCAATACATATATACTTCAATTTTTTCAGATTAATATGTTTGGTGCTGGTTTTTCCTCAAAAGTACATCTATACTAGTATTTACAGTACTGTTAGGACtctccatccattccaaattgtaagtcattttggtttttctatgGACCTAGGTATAAgttgtctaaatacatagtcAAAATTACTTAGATTTTGTTTGAGGGAGCATTAGTGTAATTGTGTCTTTGCAGTAGATACATTTACTGCAGCATGTTATAATTGTCCTTCCAAGTTTTACCTCAGCATGTTATAATGTGAGGTCATTTAGTTAGCAATGCAGGACTCTGTACAAAATGATATCATTATCCCTGCACAACCTACTTTGGTGTCTTGTGTAACAAACAagtcaaaaaaataatttgctaactccatgcatgcattttAATTCTGCTCCGTGAAGGTCATTCCATCCGCAATGCAACTGAGCACCTTCACCAAGGTGACGTCGATCCCCAAGGAGGAGAGCTATAAAGACTTTCCGGTGGCTGTGCGTGTCAAGGCGCCGGAGATGACATTTCACGAGCACGCCCTGGTCGATATCGTCGCGGTTATTGACGTCAGTGGAACCATGGGTTGGAACTACGTCAATGGCAGTGCCGTGCCGAATCACAGGTTGGAATTGGTGAAGGAAGCCATGAAGAAAGTCATCGAGAATCTGGGTGGCGCTCAAAACCGCCTCGCTGTGGTGCCATTCAGTGACAAGGTTATTGAAGCGGGGGTAACGCCACTTACAGAAATGACCAAGGAAGGCCAGCAAAGGGTCCAAAAGACGGTGGATGGACTTAAACCAGGGGGTGGGACGGCCTTCAGAGCGCCCTTGCAAAAGGCCGCACAGGTAAATATGGAAATATGAATATCTTTTAGGTCTATTTTTTATTACCTTAGCAATGTGGACTACAAAATTAGCAAATACTTTGACAGGCAATACTCACTAACATTTGTCATAATTAATGAAATGTTTCTTTTAGAACACATGTATCTCATCAGAATTTTTTAAAGTGTTATAACATGAGCTTGTCTTACCATACTAGTCATTAGCGGAGGATATAAACCACAACAAATTTAAATATCTTCCCTTGACCCCATACTAGCAGACCCATAAACTTGAAAATGTGTGAATGCAAGTGTTCAAAACATTATTTAAAACATAATATAATCAAACAATGTCATATGTACAGTGTCACTAGTGGCTTTCTGTTTTTTTGGAGTTATAGGGCAGACTGCCCCAGTCTTACTGCAAAAAGCACCACGTTCCGGTTTAAAGCGCAAACAAGTTTTCTCCAGAAACTGACAGTGTACCATTGGCACGAATAGGAACATCCAGAAACTCAGATTTCAGTTGCCAGGGTCTTCTGTTCAGAGCTTGACATCTTCCTAAGGTCGATTAGCTGGACGCCCACAGCAGGGTCTTCCTAAGGTGAGTGAACTTGGGAGGCACTAGTTCCACCCCTCGACAGTCGACATCCCCCTGCTCCGTCAGGAACTTGAACTGCTCAGCTCTGTTCTCACTATCTATAGTGCCAATCTTCTAGGTTGATCTTCCAAGTATCTCAATCTTCCTAGCCTGTGATCTGCAGGACAGAGGACTTCCTGAGTTGTACACCAGCCCTCCTAGTTCATACCTTGTGAATTAAACTTGGCACATCCTCCCAAACACAATTCTGAAAACAGAGAGCATTTTGTAGTTTTCCAGAGACCCCACAGGGACAAGTGCCTTCCTGTCAATAGGCATTTCATCACTACTAAAAGTACAATTAGCTGAAAATTCGAGCACCGATGCTGGGCCGGAGATTGGAACCTTGGTGGGCAGATTCTATTACCAAAACTATGCTGTGCTCAGTACGCGAGCGTTCCCAGCATTGGCCAAGCATTCACCCATTCCTGGTGTCAGAGCTGTGGTATAACCAGCCATTCCAAACACAATGTGTTAAAGAAAAATTCTCTTTGGTACTGCAATTCACTGCTATAGAAACTAACTTTACCAATGActtatcaccgccggttttatATGAACTGGCGGTGATGCTTTTCCATTGTCAGATCATAACATGAAGCGACAATTAAAAGATAGAACCGGTGGTGATGATATAGTATCACCGCCGGCTTGTAATAGAAACCGGTGGTGATAGTATCACTGCTGGTTGTAACTTAAACCGTCAGTAGTTGTTGCTTTGAACCTAAAAATTACATCAAACTGAATTTTCTCACAGCcactccttcctctctcttcatCTCCTTGTCCTTTTCTCTCCCTCTTATTTCtgtcctcctctctcttcccctctatctctctcccttGCCCTATCCcaggcgacggcggccggctgAGTCCGGCCAGTTACCTCCGCTCCACCCTCTGCTGCCTGTTCCCTCCTCTGCTAACCCCTCAGAGAGCCGCTCGCAATGGTAGTAGGAGTGGCGGTGGAGCGAGGTTTGGAAATAGCCCTTTGGGAGGAACTGCAGTATCGGGCTGGGTACGTCGGTGGGTGAGGCCACAGCAGCAGGTTGGCAGGGCCATGGCAGCGGTTGGCTGCAGGGCAGCGGTGGTTGTCGGCGGCAAGGCTACAGCGCGTGCGTGGCAGCGGTGACGGTCGGCAGCAGGGCCGTGGCGGTGAGTGGTGAAGCAGCGGCATTTGGTTGCGGGGCCGCAGCAGTGGTTGGGGGCGCATTTGGTTGCGGGGCCGCAGTAGTGGTTGGTGGCGTGTGGGGGCCGCAGCAGggtattttcttttccttttttggaaCGGCCGCGTGGGTCCAGTATCAGTGGTGATGTTGACAATTTTAATCGCCGACCTTTCCGGTGATGGTGCTTGTTGTGGTTCATCTACTTTTGTTTAATTTTAAATTTCCATCGCTTACATACAGATCCACTAGAACTATAGTAACTAATACCAATATAATGCACATGCCTACATACAGATCCTAGATGACCGTAAGGCGGTGGAGGACCGTTTagccttcatcatcttcctctccGATGGAAAAGACACCTACGGCTTCTCGAAAGAAGACATCCCACGGGCGTACCAAATCCACACCTTCGGTATCTCAGAAGATCACAGTGCCGAAGCACTACAAAACATGGCCACCGTGACTTCGGGAAGCTACACAACTATCACCAACAATGACCTGGACAAGATCACGGAAAAGATGGATCAACTCTCGGACAAGCTGAGCTCCATCGTCGCCGTCGACATGAGCATCTACCTCAAGTCTTTGAACCCTGGTGTGTCTCTACTGAGGATAGAATCATGCATGCACGGCCGATGACACCAGTTCCAAGAGCCAGATCAGCGACAACAAGCTGTCCGCCAACATCTTCGTGCGTACTATCTCCTCCAGCGAGGAGAGGGAGTTCACCGCCTACCTACACGTGCCGGAAAGCCAGGGCAACGGATCTAAAGGAGTGATGGAGCTGCTAACGGTGGGAGGCAGGTACAATCAGAGTTGGGACAGGAAACAGATCACACTCAGCGAGTCCGTCGTGACCATTGAGAGACCTGGCtcaacgccgccggcgccgagcagCTGCAAAGAACTGGACTGGATTGAGGAGCGGGTGGAGTACTGGTGCAAGGTGAAGCTGGATCTGTCGGCGATGTATGACAAGGCAGAGGCCGAGGCAGGGGTCACGGTGTCCGGTGGAGAGAGCCAGTGCCAGTGCCAGTGCCAAGACCTGCAGACCCTCCGGGCGGGGTCGCTAGTGGCCATCGACAGAGCGATGCACCACGACATATACACGGTACGATTGCCCCACAAAATAACTCATTGCTACCTGTTGCCTTCTCACATCAACTTTCCTGTTAACTGCAACCCTGCAACAATCATGCATGTCTGAAGGCCACCCTGCTCGCCGTCAAGCTCAGGCACTGCAGCCGTGGTGGCGCGGCGGAACCAGCGACCGAGAATGCGCCTTCAACAACGGCGCAGGGTGCCAAGGCTGTCTAACTGTGAGAATGCTTCACATACCAAGATCGTTGGAGATGCAAGCATCTAACGGGAGATGGAGAACAGAGAATGATCCACGTATAAATACAATAAGATGTGGGCCAAAGCAAATGAATCACATCCAAACATTAAAGCAGGTCAACACTTTTTTGTGTGACAAAAACGCTCCCTAGGATCATGAAGAACTGGAAAAAATAGTCTATTATGTAATGGAAGGCAAACTAGTTTTGAATGAGAACAGTTTAATGAACCATGATGTTCTAAGAGTATTTGACAATTGTATGATAATTGTATGGCAACCATTCTTCTGTATCTAGGTATACAGGAGTATGCACTTAAGCACCTAAACAAAGTATTCCGTTGAGTGCTCTGTAGTGCATGGACCTCAGGTCATTAATTTCTTCGTTCCATTCTGAAATTGATTCGAAGAATGATGATGTGGCCATGATTGGCAAATGCTTCTTTTGTCAACACACGAAAGCGCTAGCTCACACGTGCACCGGATGATCACCTCGTTGGAGCCTCTGCTCCTGGCCGGTCAGACTGGTCAGACAGGCTGGTTAGACCGGTCCGGCACATTGACGTCACGAAAGCCTAGAAACACCACCTCAGGAGGGATCCTGTCGGAGATGGTGTGCTTAGGGTTGCTCTGACATCGGTCAGGCCACTCAAAACGTCCTCAAATGCcgtcgagacgaaggaggaaagtAGGGGGTTGGAAAACCTAAGGTTTGAAGAATAAAAGGTAAATAATTTTGTTTGATGATTGGGTGCTAGCCCTTAATCGGCCAGGaccttttatatttatagggtgggaggcttttgtaacgacctcggttaaaatccttcgcgttaatcataatccgagtccctgatcacctgtctcagTTTACCAAGCCTTTTTGCTCGACCTCCAGATCTCCCGACcccctgtgatccgaccccCTCGCCATGtttcccccagttccgaccctgccgacccctaacccaccgtcggatctttctaagtcatCCCACAACGCCGCCCTTCATTTCGAGCcatggaccaccgagactgaccggtggacccacgagatctttctccccgatctcccgcgacaggcgcactcgagttgcatgctcgcttcagagttacctagccgcgtggctcaactcctccgacgcccaccgctccgcctcgtcaccGGTCatgaccggatggattctcgcacccccttccccaatcgcggcggaagctcctctgctaccctttctgcagcacctcgccgcccgcgcccctcatcacatcgccagatcccggctgcagagcccgatgccgcccgtcttttccgtcacctctccacagttgcgccgccccagtcctcgctacgcgacgattcctcctccaccaacccagaccgcggcagcgacagctccttttccgccttgtcagaagctccgccccgacaatctgttgctccacgctcgcccgcgcgaccgcagccgcctgtcttctcacctgtgcgccctcgtttctagcgctgtttccccggtcacttccatcagatccaccgcacgacgatgcccacctccgccaaatctcaaccaccggcaaacccgcgcctgcgccgccctgacatcggtgcccaatgaccgccggtgtcc
This portion of the Setaria viridis chromosome 7, Setaria_viridis_v4.0, whole genome shotgun sequence genome encodes:
- the LOC117863055 gene encoding E3 ubiquitin-protein ligase WAV3, which codes for MATDGQVIPSAMQLSTFTKVTSIPKEESYKDFPVAVRVKAPEMTFHEHALVDIVAVIDVSGTMGWNYVNGSAVPNHRLELVKEAMKKVIENLGGAQNRLAVVPFSDKVIEAGVTPLTEMTKEGQQRVQKTVDGLKPGGGTAFRAPLQKAAQILDDRKAVEDRLAFIIFLSDGKDTYGFSKEDIPRAYQIHTFGISEDHSAEALQNMATVTSGSYTTITNNDLDKITEKMDQLSDKLSSIVAVDMSIYLKSLNPGVSLLRIESCMHGR